GATGAAACCCAGATGAAGGCGGAAGGGGCTTCCGAGTAGTAGCGGATACCTGGCTGTGTCGGCAACCGGCAGCGACTTGGGGTTGGCATTGCCGGCCCCGATGAAGGTCGCCGTGGTGAGCAGGTGCGCCAGCAGGTAGGCGGCCACGGAGTTGAGCATGATAGTGGTGATGACCTCGCTCGCACCGGTGGTGGCGCGCAGCACGCCGGGGATGGCACCCCACAGGGCGCCGCCGAGGATGGCGCCGAGCACGGCCACCAGCAGGTGCAGTCCGCCGGGCATATCCCAGGCGAAGCCCGCGTATCCGCCGACGACAGCGCCGAGGATGATCTGTCCCTGACCACCCACGTTGAACAGGCCGGCCCGGAAGGCCACCGCCATACCGAGCCCCGCCAGAATCAGCGGCGTGGCCACGGTCAGGGTCTCGGTGACGGGGCGCCACATGCGCGCCGCCGAAGAGGCCTGCCAGTCGAAGACGCCGCCCCGCGCCAGCGCACTGTATGCATCTGCCAGGGAGGTTCCAACCGCGCCTATGAAGTCTCCCGGACGGGCGAAGAAGTAACCGGCGGTGGTACGTACGTTGTCGTCCGCGATCAGGATCAACAGCGAACCGACGATCATGGCGGAGATGACCGCGAGCACGCCCATGAGCGTGTTGGACTCGGCGATCTGCCGAAGCAGACCAGGCCGTTCCGGCTGGTTATCGGTACTTGTCGCGGGCGTGCGGTCCTTCTGCTTCCGCGCCGCCGTGGTGGCACCGTCGGGGGTGGCTTCGCTCATCGGTTCTCCTCCTGGGCACGGGCCTGGTCAAGGGGTACACCGGCCATCATCAGGCCCAGCACATCACGGGGCGTGTCCGCCGGGACCACGCCCACGATCCGGCCGCGATACATGACGGCGATGCGGTCTGACAGGGAGTAGATCTCATCCAGTTCGGAGGAGATGATTAAAACGGCGGTGTCGTTGTCACGCTCCTGCACGATGCGTTTGTGGACGAATTCGATGGATCCGACGTCGAGCCCACGCGTGGGTTGGGAGGCGACCAACACCTTCAGCGGGCGAGACAGCTCGCGCGCCAGGATCGCCTTCTGCTGATTTCCTCCGGACAGGGTGGAAATGGGATCGGCGACGTCGGTGACGCGCACATCGAACTCGTCTCGCAGCTGCTCTGCGTGATCCCGAACCTTCGTGGGGCTGATGGAAGGGCCCGAGCCGAAGGCCGGGTCGTGGAAGCGGTCGAGGATCATGTTCTCGGCCACGGAGAAGGCGGCCACCATGCCGTCGGTGGAGCGGTCCTCGGGCACGAAGCCGAGACCGGCCCCAAGGCGCTGGCGCACTCCCAGGGCGGTCACATCCTGCTCTCCGAAACGCACGCTGCCGACCGTGGGGGCGCGCAGTCCCAGCAGGACCTCGGCCAGCTCGGTCTGCCCGTTGCCCTGTACTCCGGCCACGCCGATGATCTCACCGGAGCGGACCTGGAGGCTCACGTCGTCGAGCAGCGTGTTGCCGTCGTCGATGAGACTGATGTCGGTCAGTTCCAGGCCGACGTCACCGAGTTTCGGCTCATCCTTGGAGACCGTGAGGGAGACGGAGTGGCCCACCATGAGGCCGGCGAGTTCGGTCTGGGAGGCCGTGGGCTCGGCCGCCCCCACTACCTTGCCGCGGCGAATGACCGTGATGGTGTCGGCGACCTCGCGCACCTCGCGGAGCTTGTGGGTGATGAATACGATGGAGGTCCCGGCGGCCTTGAGGTCCCGCATGATGGCGATCAGTTCGTCCGTCTCCTGCGGGGTGAGCACTGCGGTGGGCTCGTCGAGGATGAGGACCTTGGCGTCACGGGACAGCGCCTTGATGATCTCGACGCGCTGCTGCACGCCCACCGGCAGATCCTCTATGTAGGCGTCCGGATCGACGTCGAAGCCGAAGCGCTCTGAGATCTCCCGCACCTTGTCCCCCGCCGCCTTGGCGTTGATGACGCCGGCGGTCCCGGTGGGCTCGTAGCCCAGCGCCACGGACTCGGCCACGGTGAACACGGGCACCAGCATGAAGTGCTGATGGACCATGCCGATGCCGGCGGCGACGGCGTCTCCTGGTCCCTTGAAGGTGACCGGCCGGCCGTCGATGAGGATCTCGCCGTCATCGGGTTCGTACAGGCCGTACAGGACATTCATGAGTGTAGACTTGCCGGCGCCGTTCTCGCCCAGCAGGGCGTGGATCTGGCCGGGTTCGACGGTGACGTCGATGTGGTCGTTGGCCACGAGGGATCCGAAGACCTTGGTGATTCCGCGGAGCTCGAGCAACACGAAAGGGCTCGCTTCCTGTGGGTTAAGACAATAATGGTTCTGTGATTGAGATACGCCGGTAAGGCGATGTCGACAACGCGGGGAGGGGATGCGCCCGGGCGGCGGTGACGCCGTCGCCCCGTCGAGGACGACGGCGTCACCGGTTGACCTGCTCTGCTCCCGTCAGGAAGGGTCGTAGGGGGTGGAGACGTCGAGTTCGCCGTCGATGATCTGCTGCTTGAGCGCCTCGACCTGCTTCTGGACCTCGCTGGGCACCTTGGGGGACCAGTCGTGGTAGTCGGCGATGGAGACGCCGTCATTGGCGAGCGTTCCGATGAAGGGAGTCGAGGTGAAGCCGCCGGACGAGGCCTCCTCAATGGCTTCGTAGACGGCGGTGTCGATGCCCTTTAGAACGGAGGTCAGCATGTACTTGCTACCACCGTCGGACTCGGTGGTGACGTAGCCGTCGGCGTCCACCCAGACGATCGCGTTGTCATCACTGCCGGCCTCCTTGACCGCGGCCAGCGTGCCGGAACCGACCGGTCCGGCCACCGGCAGGATGATGTCAGCACCCTGAGAGAGGAACTGCTCGGTCAACTGCTTGCCCGCGGCGGTGTCGGAGAAGTTGCCGATGAAGGAGCCTGAACCCGGGTTGCTGGGATCCCAGCCGAGCACCTCCACCTTGGCGTTGTTGTCCTCGTTGTACTTGGCCACGCCCTTGGCGAAGCCCTCCATGAAGATCTGCACGGTGGGGATCGCCATGCCGCCGTAGGTTGCGACCTTGCCGCTCTTAGTGGTTCCGGCGGCGGCATAGCCGGCCAGGTAGGCGGCCTCGGCGGTGTTGAAGATCAGCGGCTTGGCGTTGTCCAACTCAACCACGTTTCCGTCGGCGTCGGTGAAGCGAGAGTCGATGAGGGCGAACTCAACGTCTGGGTTCTCCTCGGCGGCGGCGGTCAGATGCGCCGCCAGGTTGAATCCGACTCCGATGATCAGGTTGCAGTTCTGCTGGATGAGGGAGTCGACGTTGGTCGGGTAATCGGCGTCGGACTGGGACTCTACCGCCTTCGTCTGGACACCGAGTTCACGTGCGGCGCGGTCCAGACCCTCCTTGCCGGACTGGTTGAAGGACTGGTCGTCGAAGCCACCCTCGTCGGAGACCATGCAGGCCAGGAAATCACCGGCGTCTCCACCCGACGAACTTGAGTCCGGGGCCGCACCGCAGGCGGCGAGGGACAGTGCGGCGACCAGGCCGAGCGTTATGGCGGGATACTTCTTCTTCACGGTCGTGTCTCCAGATGAGGTCCGGGGCTTGCGCCCTTGCAAGGAGCTGGCCGGGACGGCACGGGCTCTGCCACCAGCATAGACGCTTCGTCGGCCCCCACTGTACAAACGGCGTCAGACCGCCGGATTGCGACCATGACGTGACCCGCGCCGCAAATCTGGGCCAACCTGGAAAAGGGAGCGCAGACGCCCCGACATCAGGGCTGGCCTTGCAGGTTCTTACACTCGTTGCAAGCCTCCATGCGGCCGTTACAGAAGCGCTACCTCCCCGGCGTTCCCGAGCCGCTCGACAACGTCCTTTACCTGCTGCGCATGGTCGGGAGTGGTGACCAGCAGAGCATCAGGGGTGTCAACCACGATTACGCCGGGTGTGCCCAGCAGCACCACCTTGCGGTTGGTACTGGAGGCCACCAGGGCGCCGTCCGCGCCCACCACCTCCACGTCCGCCTCTCCCAGCACTCCGGCTCCGGCGGCCGTTCCGGTCTGGCGCGGCGGGATCAGCGCGGCCAGAGTGTCGAATCCGCCGACGTCGTCCCAGCCCATATTGCCGGGGACGGTAGCCACGCCGCCGGCGGCGGCCACGGGTTCGGCGATGGCATGGTCAATGGCGATCGCCTCCAGATCGGGCCATATCCGTGCCATGACGGCGTCGCGCGCGGGGGTGTCCCAGGCGGCGGCGATCTCCTCGATACCGGCGGCCAGCGCCGGTCGGTTGTCCGCCAGGTAGTCCAGCAGCACACCTGCGCGCACCACGAACATGCCGGCGTTCCAACGGTAGTCACCCGTGGCCAGGTAGCGGGCGGCGGTTGCGGCGTCGGGTTTCTCGGTGAAGTCGAGCACGCGGCGCCCGTCCGGGGCGCCGGGCACGTCCAGTGCCTCGCCGGCGTGAATGTAGCCAAAGGCGGTGGACGGACCAGTGGCCTCAATGCCGATGGTGACCAGCCAGCCTGCCCCGGCGAGAGCGACCGCCTGGCGCACGGCGTTCTGGAAGGCGACAGAATCGGCCACCAGGTGGTCGGCGGCGAAGGAGCCTACGATCGCCTCCCGCCCGTGCCGGTGGGCGATCAGGGCGGTGGCCAGGCCGATGGCGGCCATGGAGTCTCGCGGGGCCGGCTCGGCCAGCAGGTTCTCCTCGGGCAGATCCGGGAGTTGCCGGGCGACGGCGGCAACATGGGCCGCCCCGGTGACCACGGTGATCGTCGCTGCCAGTGGCGCCAGCCGCGCCGCCGTGGACTGCAGCAAACTGGCCCCGGCACCGGTCAGGTCCAGCAGGAACTTAGGGCGGCCCTTGCGACTGAGCGGCCACAACCGGGTGCCCGCACCGCCCGCGGGAATAATCACATGGACGGCCTCGGCGGTCGGGGTGGGGGCGACCGCGTCATCGGAGGAATTGACGTGGAGCTCGGCGTTCACCGCATCAGGCTAATGGCTGGGCCTCCCGTGGCAGAATCGCCTACGCGCCCAGCGTCGGCGTCGCCAGCGAGGCCCAACTTCCGTCCGAGGCGAGCCGCTGAAGGTGGATGCGGTCCACTACGAAGCTGGCCGCGATATTGCGCGCGGCGCTTACGGCACGATCCAGGGCGGCGTCGTCGACCTCGTGGGCAATGGTGATGTGTGGGTGGAACGGGAAGCGCAGGGGTGCATGCAGTGGTCCATCCGCGGCGCGCAGTTCCTGTTGCAGGGCGTCAATGACGGCACCGCCCTCGGCCACATCAAGGAAGACGACCGGGCTGACCGGCCGGAAGGTGCCCACGCCGGCAGCACGCATGGCGAAGGGCGCGGTGCGGGCGGCGACCCGGGACACATGGGCGGTGACGGCCGCCAGATCGGCCTTCTCCACGGCCGTGGGGGGAAGCAGGGTGACATGCGGCGGGACGGCATTACCGTGGGGGTCGCCGACCGCCAGCCGCACGCTGCGCACGCGCGCCGCCCAGGGCTCGGGCAGGGCGATGGTGACGCCCAGTACGCACTGACTGGGCGTGGGCGCGGGAACCTTCATAAGGTGTGCGCTCCTCCTCTTGCGGGCACGATCGAGTGGCAGCTGCACCTTACCCCGGGCGGGTCCGGGGATCATCCCGGAATCGGTTCGGGGACTCCTGCCGACAGTAGCTGTTCATCTGGCAGAATGGCTGTATGACGCTCACCGAGCCACAGCCCGCCGCCGGATCCGAGCCCGTCTTCTCCCCCGCACTTAGCCCGCAGGAGGGAGTCGAGGCCGCCACCACCCTGTTCCGTGACTGTTTCGGCGCCGCGCCCGACGGCGTGTGGTACGCGCCCGGACGTGTCAATGTCATTGGCGAACACACCGATTACAACGGCGGCCTGGCCCTGCCCATCGCTCTGCCGCACCGCGCCCACCTGGCGCTGCGCCGCCGCGAGGACCGCACCATCCGCTTGGTGTCCCCGCAGACGCGCGAAAGTATCGACGTGCTCGATCTGGACGCCATCGGCCCGAAGGGCACACCCGGCGAGGTCCGGCACTGGAACGCCTACGTGGCGGGTGTGGCCTGGGCACTGGAACGCGATGGCCTAGGGCCTCTCAGTGGTTTCGACGCCGCCCTGTATTCGTGCGTGCCGCTGGGTGGCGGCCTGTCCTCCTCCGCCGCCCTGGAGTGCGCCACCGCCGTCGCCCTGAATGATGTCTGCTCCCTGGGCCTGGCAGGAACAGCACAAGAGCCCGACGACGCCGGCCGGGCCCGTTTGGTCAACTCCTGCATCCGTGCCGAGAACGAGATGGCGGGTGCCCCCACGGGCGGCATGGACCAGTCCGCCTCCATGCGCTGCCGCGCCGGACACGCTCTAGAGTTGGACTGCCGTGACGGCTCGGTGACGCATGTGCCATTCGACCTGGCGGCCGCCGGATTGACGCTGCTGGTGATCGACACCAAGGCGAAGCATTCCCTGGTGGACGGCCAGTACGGAGCGCGCCGCTCGGCCTGCGAGCGGGCCGCCGAAATCCTCGGAGTCGAGTTGTTGGCCGACATCACCGGAGGGGCGCTCGAAGACGCCCTGGGAAGGCTGCGCGAGAGCGGCGCAGCCGACGCCGAGGTCCTGGTGACACGCACCCGCCACGTTGTCTCCGAGATCGATCGGACCCGCGACCTGGTATCACTGTTGCAGGACGGCGCCCCGCTGGTCGGCGAGAGGCTCGCGCGGGCGGGGGCGCTTATGGACGCCAGCCATGAGTCACTGCGGGTGGACTACGAGGTCACCTGCCCCGAGCTGGATGTCGCCGTTGAGGCGGCCCGTGAGGCCGGCGCCCATGGCGCGCGCATGACCGGGGGCGGCTTCGGCGGCAGCGCCATCGCACTGGTGGACTCGGATGCCGTCGATACTGTGGCGCGCGCCGTCGTCGACGCCTATGCGGCCCACGGATTCGCCGCCCCGGCATTCCTAAACGCGGTGCCCTCCGCTCCGGCGGGCCGCCTGGCGTGAACAACACCCGCGCGCTGCTCCGCCTCCTCCGCATGGAGGAGAACCCTGAGCGCCCGAGCTGAAGGAATCAGGATTTTCTCCTACCTGCGGATGAGTGTGTCGAGGTTCCTTCTGACATAGTCTCGTGACGTCTACAGGGTCTCGGCACCCACGCCTTGGCCCATCCCATAACCAGGCGGTCCCTGGCCGCCGCTCCCTCCCATGAGGGGCAACCGGAGGTGTGCCGTGAAGCGCTATGTCCTGCCCACCATCAAGATCCTGATAGCCGCCGTCATCGCCATCGCATTGGTCAAGATCGCCTTCTTCCCGGACTCCGGGGCAGGCACGACGGCGGAGATTGAACCCGGCATCAACGCCGCCACCCAAACCACCGTGGTCGCCACCGGGGACATCTCCAACACCGTGGATGTCAAAGGGCAGATCGTCGAGGACGCCGCGGTGGAGGCGCAGGCCAATCTCAACGGCGTCGTCGATTCCTTCGCCGTCGGCAAGGGGGCGACAGTCACCCAGGGAGAGCCCCTGATCTACCTCAAGCTGGTGGAGCCGCAGGAGCCGACGGTGAGCACCGATGAACAGGGCAATCCCGTTCAGACGCCCGTGCCCGACAAGGTCACCTGGTCAACCGTCTACGCCCCCTCCAGCGGCGTGGTCTCCTTCAACGTCATTGAGGCGCAGCAGACCAGCGTGGGCCAGGTTGTCGCCACCGTCGCTCCCGGCACGCACTCCGCCAAAGGAACCATTTCCGCCAATCAGCAGTATCGACTCACCAATGCCCCGTCCTCGGCCATCATCTCCGCCGAGGGAGGCCCGGCGCCGTTCGAGTGCACGGGTTTGAAGATCGGCACCCGGGAGAAGACGTCTACCACCACCAGTGAGAGCGGCCAGGTCACGACCACCACCGGTGACGGCACCAGCGTGGAGGTCCGTTGCGCGGTGCCCTCCGACCAGCAGGTATTCCCGGGCATGTCAGTCACCATCGGCGTGGACGGCGGCTCGGCCTCCGGAGCACTGGTGGTGCCCGTGACCGCGGTGGAGGGATCCGTCACCAAGGGGAACGTCTGGGTGGTCACCGACCCCGCCGACCCGCAGGCCGCTGAGAAGCGGGAGGTCTCCCTGGGAATCACTGACGGAACCAATATCCAAATCACCGAAGGACTGGCCGAGGGGGACGAGATCCTCCTGTTCGTCCCGAACAAGGACACGAAGCGTATGGGGGAGCCGAACACCTGCGAGCCCGACGGGTCGGCCTGCTACGACGAGAACGGCGAGGAGATCCTGTGAATCCCCTGCTGAGCATGCGGGGCATCGCCCGCACCTTCGAGGTGCCCGACTCCCCACCGCTGCACATACTCACCGACGTCAACCTCGATGTTAGGGCCGGCGACCACGTGGCCATAGTCGGCCGGTCCGGCACCGGCAAGTCCACACTGCTTAACCTGATCGGTCTGATCGACCAGCCCACTGACGGCGCCTACACCGTGGACGGACGCGACACCCGCCGTCTGGGGGAGGCCAGGCGGGCTCACCTGCGTGGACAGACCTTCAGCTACGTCTTCCAGTCCTTCAACCTCATCCCCGGCCTGTCCACCACGGAGAACGTGGCGGCACCGCTCCTGTACGACACCGGCTCGGCCTTCTGGACCCGCACCCGACGCGCCGAGCAACTGCTGGCCTCCGTTGGTTTGGAGGACAAGATCGATGCCCCCATCGGGCGCCTGTCGGGCGGAGAACAGCAGCGCGTCGCCATCGCGCGCGCCCTGGCACGCCGTCCGAGGGTGATCCTCGCCGATGAGCCCACCGGGGCACTCGACGTCGACACCGGCACGATGGTGATGGAGCTGTTGGAGAGCCAGTGTCGAGAGACCGGCGCCGCACTCATCATCATCACCCACGATCTGGCCGTGGCCGGTCGCGCCCGCACCCAGTATCGACTGGGTCAAGGTGTGCTGACACCGATCACGGTGCACCACGAGCGTATCGGGGGCCTGGACGAGTTCACTGAGGAGATCGCCGGCGCCGCACAGACCTCTGCAGCGGGAGTGCCGGGACAGGCCCCGTCGGCAGGACGGCACACCATGCAGGAGGCTGCGTCATGATCCGCTTCTTGACGGGTTTTTTCGGCGCCCTGGTTGAGGCCTGGGCGCAGCTGCGCATCGGCAAACTGCGGGTCATGCTCTCCCTGGTGGGGGTCGGTGCGGCCGTGGCCGCCATGACCTTCGTCATCGCCCTGGGCGAGGTGACCAGTGCGATCATCGACCAGGAGATCGCGACCTTCGCAGGTCGCCCGGGTACCGTCAGGATCGAAGTCAATCCCACCGGCCGAGGGGTGGACGACGATTCAGTGGCGTCGGACGGCGCCAGTATCGGCGCTGACGGCGGTCTCGGCGCCGACGGCAGTTCCGGCGCGACCGAGGATGGCTCGCAGTCGGCACCGGAGATCGCCAATAAGATCGCCACGGCCGAGGCCAACCTGGTAGAGCGCTACGGGGCCAAGAGTTGGGCGACCAGCTACGATCAGCAGCTGCGCATCGCCTTCCCTGACGGCACGCGTAATGTGCAGGCCACCGTAGTCAGCGCCGGCTACGCCACGCTTCATAACACCCGTATGGGGCAGGGACGCTGGTTCTCCGCCGACGACGAGGACGACCTGTCTCCGTCACTGGTAGTCTCACAGGGCATGTTGGAACAGTTGGGCCACACGACCCTGGACGGCCCTATCACGGTGCACTCCTACTCTCCCGCGCAGACGACTTACACGATAGTCGGTGTGCTCAAGCCTGATGACCTTACCTGGTGCGAGGGAGTCCCCGAGTATGCGCAGGACTGCACACAAACAGTCAGGGCCTACGCGCTACGCGTTCCGCACGAGCAATGGCTTACCAACGAGGCTCGCGCCTCCCTGCCAGCTCCGGTGCTGGAGATCTGGGCGGGGCAGGAGCAGGAGCAGCAGGTGATAAACCTCGCTAAGCACGATCTGGACGCCCAATTCGGGGCGGGATCCACTTTTGCGACCTCCAACTCGGCACAGACCCAGGGAATCAATACCTCCAGTTTCACCCAGTCGGTGACCATCGCGGGTGTGTTGGTCATGGTTCTGGGAGCGCTGAGCCTGATCAACATCTCCATGGTGACGGTACGCCAGCGCATTCACGAGATCGGGGTACGCCGCTCCTTCGGGGCTACCAGCCGACGTATCTTCTTCTCCATCATGCTGGAGTCGGTGGTGGCTACCGTGGTCGCCGGCGTCATCGGTATCGGGATCGCAATCGTGGGCATGCGCATTGCGCCACTGGGTGCAATGCTGGGAGTGGCGGTGGAGACACTGCCGCCGTTCCCCATGTCTGCGGCCCTGATCGGCTTAATCGCCGCCACTGCGGTGGGCGCGCTGTCCGGGATCATTCCGGCCCTGGTGGCGGTACGTATCAAGCCGATCGACGCGATCCGCTACTGACCACCGGCTTCAGTTGCCCATCACGAAGGCGCGGTGCCGCAGGCTGCCGGACTTCATGTCCGTGACGCGCACGGAGGCCACGTTCGCCCAACGCGGGCCGTGATACAGCCAGGCGATCAACCGGGCCACGTCTTCGGGCGGGCCCTGCGCCAGCACCTCCACATCGCCGTCGTCAAGGTTGCGCACCTCCCCGACCAGTCCTAGCCGTTCTCCCTCCTCCATGCAGGACCAGCGGAAGCCGACGCCCTGCACGCGTCCGGAGACAATGGCATGGATGGTACGCCGCTGCTCGGCACCGGGGACGCTGGAAGCTCCGGCACCTGTGGAGTCACCCGGGGCGCTGTTGCCGGCATCGGCGGCGTCGCCTGCCATGTCAACGGACTCGGGCTTGCTCGCCGGGCGACGGAAGACATCGAAGAACCTGCGCTGCATGCCGCTATTGTCGCAGGAAAAACGGCCTCATCACAGTGCCCGCAACCACCGGGAACGGTCGATACGACTGCTTCTACATCCGCTGACCGGCTCTTACCGGCACGCGCAGGCTGTAGTTCCCGACCATGCCCAGGCCCACGTACACTCGGGCGTTATGCGCGTCGCCTCCATCAATGTCAACGGCATCCGTGCCGCCGCCCGCAAGAACATGGCCGCCTGGCTGGAAACCTGTGCCCCTGATGTCCTCCTGCTGCAAGAGGTGCGTGCAGATGAAGCGACGGCAGCGGCGCTACTGCCTGGGTATGAGTCGGTGATCTGGCCATGTCGGGTCAAGGGCAGGGCCGGAGTCGCCGTCGCAGTGCGTCAGGGGGCGCCGGTGGAGATTGGCGCGGTGCGCCGCGGGGTCAGCGGGCCGGGGAGTGAGGAGCCGGATGTGGACTCCGGCCGCTGGTTGGAGGTGGAGCTGACGACGTCCTCGGAGTCGAGCGACGCCGAGCCGGCCGAATCCGGTCCGAACGCGACGACGGCATCCACGTTCACGGTGGTGTCCGCCTACTTCCATTCCGGCCAGGTCGGGACAATCAAGATGGATCAGAAGTACGCCCACCTGGATCTGGTGGACCTGCGCATGGCATCACTGCTTTCGGCCGCCGCTGCGGGCGGGCCACAGGTACTTGTAGCCGGTGACCTCAATATCGTGCGCTCCGAGCAGGACATCAAGAACTGGCGCCCCAACCACAACAAGTCAGCGGGCGTGCTGGATGAGGAGATCGCCTATCTGGAGCGCTGGTTCGGGGCCGGCTGGGTGGACGTGGCCCGCAGCCTCGCGCCCGACGCGGAGGGGCCGTACACCTGGTGGTCGCAGCGCGGCAAGGCCTTCGACAACGACGCCGGTTGGCGTATCGACTACCAGGTGGTCACGCCGCAACTGGCCGAGCGGGCCAGCTCCTTCACCGTGGACCGGGCGCCCAGCTACGCCGAACGCTGGTCGGATCACGCCCCGCTGGTGGTCGACTACGACCTCTGAGGCGATCCCTCCGACGCCAGGAGCCCCTCGGCGTACCCGAGCGAGTTGAGTAGGTAGTGGGCACAGCCCTGTCTATCGATATGCGTATCGGCCCCGTGGGACTCTCGTGCCTGCCTCATCGCCGCGCCAGTGCGGCGGCCCGCCGACGGTTCGCCAGGTAGCACCCACGATTCGTCACCAGCGACGACGGTTCGCCAGGTAGCACCCACGATTCGTCACCAGCGACGACGGTTCGTCAGGTAGCACCCACGATTCGTCACCAGCGACGACGGTTCGTCAGGTAGCACCCACGATTCGTCATGAACCGCGACGGTTCGCGGGATAGAAGCACGAACCGTCGCAAGAAGCAGCGAACCGTTGACGCTAAGTAGCGAACCGTCACAGGAACTAACGAACCGCCGACTGTACCGGCGTCGTCGTAGTCACCGTTTCTGGCGCGAGCGACGGCGCGAGGGAGCGGAGGGTGATGCCGTCGGCGGCGAGCCACCGTTTCTGGCGCGAGCGACGGCGCTTCACGGCTGCACACCCATACCGTCACCTGGATCGCCGCCGCGCGCCCGGCAAACAGTATCCTCAGGGAAGTGGACTGAGCGCATTCATCCAAGCCCGAGGCTGCAACGCCCATGCAGTGTCCTGGGGAATCGCGTCGAGCACCTCGCGGATCACCGCGTCGGGATCGCGCAGCGCCGGCGTCTTGAAACGCACTACACGCCAACCGGCCCGCTTGAGCCGATCCTGTCGAATCCCCTCCTGGAACACCACGTCATCACCCGCGTACTTCAGTGCACCATCGAACTCGACGTCAAGCATGATGTCCGGCCAGGACAAGTCCAGGAAGTACTCATTGTTCTCGGCAACGACCCGGTACTGGAGTTCCGGTTGCGGTAGCCCGGCCGCCAGGAGAATCCGGCGCAGCTCGCTCTCACCTGGCGACTCCGCCCAGGGAGACAGCAATTCTAGTAAACCGCGGGCTCGGCCGGTCCCGTTGCGGTGGCGGTACGAATCTATCCGTGCCTCGACATCGGCAACCAATTCCTGCCACCGCATGTTGGCCTCCCGACTCCGCCAGTGGTCGGGGTGGCAGTGCACTCTCAGCATTGAGTCACCCGCCACCAGCGCGTCTGCAGGCGGCAGGTCGAGCAGGCAGTCGGTCAGCGTGCGTGCGAGAGAAGTAACCGGCACACCATTGATGGTGACAATGTCATTCGGCCCCAAGTCTTCGCGATAGTGACGCCGTAGCGCCACCGGGCGCCCCAGCCGCTCTGCGCGGTCCAACGGGATTCGACCGCTGGCGGGAGCCCGCCTCGCGAGCGTCCCACCGTAGATCACCTGCGGGAGGGCAACCACGCCCCGGCCCGGCCGATAGGGACAGAAGACGTCAATATCTGGCTCAGATCGGCGGATCGACCCACCGTGCATGATGACGGCAGTCTCGTAGGCGATCGCAGTGATCCTTTTACTCGCGCGGACTGCCGCGAATGCCCTGGCAATCGTCACTTCACGTTTCTGGGCCCAGTGCGCGGCAGGAGCCTGTGGCAGCAGTGCCATCCCACGCATTAGCGGGATAGCGGAAGCGAGCGTCTTACTGCCATATCCGGTCGTTGCGATGACAGTCGGTAGCGCGGCGGTGGAGGCATGCTTGGTCATGCGCCCAGCTTGAGAGACAACACGGGACCTTGCATCCGGCCCTGTGAATGGCTGTCGGCAGGGGGTGCACGAAACGCCCCTGTGAACTCCGGCAACTGACGGCAGGTTGACGGTTCATCACCTACGACGACGGTTCGTCAGGTAGCACCCACGATTCGTCATGAACCGCGACGGTTCGCGG
This genomic stretch from Actinomyces qiguomingii harbors:
- the galK gene encoding galactokinase encodes the protein MTLTEPQPAAGSEPVFSPALSPQEGVEAATTLFRDCFGAAPDGVWYAPGRVNVIGEHTDYNGGLALPIALPHRAHLALRRREDRTIRLVSPQTRESIDVLDLDAIGPKGTPGEVRHWNAYVAGVAWALERDGLGPLSGFDAALYSCVPLGGGLSSSAALECATAVALNDVCSLGLAGTAQEPDDAGRARLVNSCIRAENEMAGAPTGGMDQSASMRCRAGHALELDCRDGSVTHVPFDLAAAGLTLLVIDTKAKHSLVDGQYGARRSACERAAEILGVELLADITGGALEDALGRLRESGAADAEVLVTRTRHVVSEIDRTRDLVSLLQDGAPLVGERLARAGALMDASHESLRVDYEVTCPELDVAVEAAREAGAHGARMTGGGFGGSAIALVDSDAVDTVARAVVDAYAAHGFAAPAFLNAVPSAPAGRLA
- a CDS encoding exodeoxyribonuclease III, with the protein product MRVASINVNGIRAAARKNMAAWLETCAPDVLLLQEVRADEATAAALLPGYESVIWPCRVKGRAGVAVAVRQGAPVEIGAVRRGVSGPGSEEPDVDSGRWLEVELTTSSESSDAEPAESGPNATTASTFTVVSAYFHSGQVGTIKMDQKYAHLDLVDLRMASLLSAAAAGGPQVLVAGDLNIVRSEQDIKNWRPNHNKSAGVLDEEIAYLERWFGAGWVDVARSLAPDAEGPYTWWSQRGKAFDNDAGWRIDYQVVTPQLAERASSFTVDRAPSYAERWSDHAPLVVDYDL
- a CDS encoding ABC transporter permease, whose amino-acid sequence is MIRFLTGFFGALVEAWAQLRIGKLRVMLSLVGVGAAVAAMTFVIALGEVTSAIIDQEIATFAGRPGTVRIEVNPTGRGVDDDSVASDGASIGADGGLGADGSSGATEDGSQSAPEIANKIATAEANLVERYGAKSWATSYDQQLRIAFPDGTRNVQATVVSAGYATLHNTRMGQGRWFSADDEDDLSPSLVVSQGMLEQLGHTTLDGPITVHSYSPAQTTYTIVGVLKPDDLTWCEGVPEYAQDCTQTVRAYALRVPHEQWLTNEARASLPAPVLEIWAGQEQEQQVINLAKHDLDAQFGAGSTFATSNSAQTQGINTSSFTQSVTIAGVLVMVLGALSLINISMVTVRQRIHEIGVRRSFGATSRRIFFSIMLESVVATVVAGVIGIGIAIVGMRIAPLGAMLGVAVETLPPFPMSAALIGLIAATAVGALSGIIPALVAVRIKPIDAIRY
- a CDS encoding ABC transporter ATP-binding protein, which gives rise to MNPLLSMRGIARTFEVPDSPPLHILTDVNLDVRAGDHVAIVGRSGTGKSTLLNLIGLIDQPTDGAYTVDGRDTRRLGEARRAHLRGQTFSYVFQSFNLIPGLSTTENVAAPLLYDTGSAFWTRTRRAEQLLASVGLEDKIDAPIGRLSGGEQQRVAIARALARRPRVILADEPTGALDVDTGTMVMELLESQCRETGAALIIITHDLAVAGRARTQYRLGQGVLTPITVHHERIGGLDEFTEEIAGAAQTSAAGVPGQAPSAGRHTMQEAAS
- a CDS encoding acylphosphatase translates to MQRRFFDVFRRPASKPESVDMAGDAADAGNSAPGDSTGAGASSVPGAEQRRTIHAIVSGRVQGVGFRWSCMEEGERLGLVGEVRNLDDGDVEVLAQGPPEDVARLIAWLYHGPRWANVASVRVTDMKSGSLRHRAFVMGN
- a CDS encoding efflux RND transporter periplasmic adaptor subunit; the encoded protein is MKRYVLPTIKILIAAVIAIALVKIAFFPDSGAGTTAEIEPGINAATQTTVVATGDISNTVDVKGQIVEDAAVEAQANLNGVVDSFAVGKGATVTQGEPLIYLKLVEPQEPTVSTDEQGNPVQTPVPDKVTWSTVYAPSSGVVSFNVIEAQQTSVGQVVATVAPGTHSAKGTISANQQYRLTNAPSSAIISAEGGPAPFECTGLKIGTREKTSTTTSESGQVTTTTGDGTSVEVRCAVPSDQQVFPGMSVTIGVDGGSASGALVVPVTAVEGSVTKGNVWVVTDPADPQAAEKREVSLGITDGTNIQITEGLAEGDEILLFVPNKDTKRMGEPNTCEPDGSACYDENGEEIL